The genomic region catatatatatatatatatatatatatatatatatatatatatatatatatatatatatatatatatatgataaattgttacTAGAAGTGTGAGAAAGGGGAATTGAACCATAGTTCTCCTTAAAAAGGAGACCCGTCAATGGCACTAAGCTACAAGGATCCTAACATTATCATCTTCTCTTGTATGAAGCAATTggactaaaaaagaaaaatagaagaaaaaagtagaaaaagaaaaaattaaaaacagggGTGGGATTGGACTAATCTTTACCATATGGGATAGTTTAGCATGGTATTTCTTTCTTGTGAGAGTCTAAGACTTAAATTTCTGACCAAACTAATTTATGTGCTCTCCAGGATGATGAGATGCAAAGCATTAGAAGTCTTATTAATTCTGCAGTTCTAGATCCAGATGTGAAGGGTGGGTTGAGATGGCCCTTGGGGAGGACATCTTCTGGAGGTAGATATTGTGTGGTGGGGGTTTGGCACACAATAGCTAAAGATTATAAAAGTTCGGCATTGAGGCTGAAAGTGAGGCATGCTGATCGATATGATTTTAGAACTTCAACTGGGGAAGCTACAAGAGAGATAAATCTGAAGCTGAAAAACATTGTCTCATTATTACAGGTAAGTAACGTATGTAATTGGATGCTTATTATAAGTGAATAAGGAGTTTAGTCCATGTAATCTAATAGAGGAACAAATGTCTAACTAGAtttgttacattcttttctaTAAGGACCATTCCATAACTTgacttcaaattaaatattgccATCACATCATTAGATCATGTGTTCTATTTCATATGACTCAGATGTCATTTGCTATCAAATCCATAAATTCATACATTTAATGTTTTAGTGATTTAGTTAAGTTTACTAGCATTTTATAGGAGATACTAagtattttaggttttattttctcTGATTCCAAGTTAGTGTTTTAtcagttattattttattagatttttagttTACTAGTCAAACTAGGAGTCCGACTTCAATATAGCTTATGCATCTGGTCTTTTGTTGCTTACTACAGCATATAGATACAAATTGTGATAAGTATCTTTTTCACTTTcctttatttcttcattatGTGTTATGAACTCCTCTTTCAATTTTCAGGAACAGGAGGTGGAGGTTAGTTTGGTTTCTGAGATGCTTAAAGACCACTTGAGATTGATATGGGATCATTTCTTATGCTGTGAACATTTTTTGTCATGAAATAGCAAAAAAGGTGgcgaaaaaataaaaacagaaggGATAACATAAGGGCAGTTTGAATATTTTTGACATGTTTATGGAGTATTTGCTTACATCTTATGGAAATTTCAAGGAAATGGGCATTGATTCAGGATTGTAGTTTTTAGTATAAGATGATATGTCATCCTGTATTGGTCAGAAAACTATTAAATCATAGGGTCTTgttatcaattattataaaaatccAATAAACGTTGACAAAGAAAGCGATTAAACCCACTTCCAAAGACACCAAACATAATCCAATTGaattttaaacataattaaTTGCATTAAAAAAACTTTGGTATACTTTTGCAAGCTAGAAAGTATTCCAACATGACATAGGTTGCGTCCAACTCTAAGTGACAAAATGAAACCTTGTTAGTAGGATTTTGCACAGTAACTTAACTCGATTCTACTCATTCAGTTTTTCAATCACCATCGCAGTCCAACAATCAATAGCAAAGACACATTTCGCTCATAGTCAAAGCTACTAATTAGCATGCCCAAGTAAGAAGACAAAACAAACGAGCTTTATTAACAACATAATAACAAATAAgtctaacaaaataaattgttgtTGCCACCCAATTAGAGACCTCCCTAATTCATTTCGAAGT from Castanea sativa cultivar Marrone di Chiusa Pesio chromosome 11, ASM4071231v1 harbors:
- the LOC142614467 gene encoding uncharacterized protein LOC142614467 yields the protein MANIKGEVTQKIKVDFEEEKDLYHVKLSDATLPDSTISCKCSVIKEDKRLQLYKIELHQVRHMVIDISCLDKNLDLRLMLSTKRILTALTDDEMQSIRSLINSAVLDPDVKGGLRWPLGRTSSGGRYCVVGVWHTIAKDYKSSALRLKVRHADRYDFRTSTGEATREINLKLKNIVSLLQEQEVEVSLVSEMLKDHLRLIWDHFLCCEHFLS